In the Halorubrum ruber genome, GATGAACTCGTTGTCGCGCCAGTTGACGCCGCCGTCGCCCTCGCCGGCGCCCTGCGGGCTCTCGACGACCTCGATGCTGGCGGGGCGGGGCTCGCCCTCGACGATCCGCGTCGCCTCGAGCTCGCCGTCCTCCTCGGTGATCGCGGTCAGCGTCCCCTTCTCGGAGAGCGTCGCGATCTTGCGGAGCACCCGGAACATGGGGTACTGGAGCGCGGAGTTCTGGAGGACGGTCTCGCGGTCGCCCTTGAAGCAGGCGAACTCGACGAGCTCGGAGGGGATCTCCTCCTCCTCGTCGTCCATCCACTGCGGGCCGCCGGCGCGCGGCGGCTCCTCCTCCCAGACTCGGGTCTCCGTGACCGACGCCTTCAGCTGCGCCGTGGGCGTGTACTTGCTGATCGACTCGTCGTCGGACAGGGCCTTGATGATGAGTGTGTTGTTTCGACGCGTGATGTCGATGTCGTCGATCTCCTCCGGCAGATCGGGGTCTTCGTCGAAGTACGTCTCTACGTCTTCGAGGGGCAGTTCGAGCGTCGAATGAAGTCGGAACACGCGGCCTGTCATTGTTTGTGGAATGCGGTGGGGTCGAACCGGTGGTCACGGCGGCGGCGGCAACGGCCGCACCTACCACCGTATAGGCACCGTAGGTTTATATGGACTGCCCTTCGAGATGTGAAGATCGGCGCGACGCGCTCGCCCGGCGTCTCACGCTTCGAGGCGGGGATCCGGCACCGGAGCCGGGCGTCACTCCGCGCCCAGCTCGGCGGCGAGTTCGCCGCGCTCGTCGAGTTCGGCGAGCACGTCGCTGCCGCCGACGAACTCCCCGTCGACGAACGTCTGCGGGATCGTCTCCCAGTCGCTGTGCGACTCGAGCGCCTCGCGGTACTGCGGGAGCGCGGGCAGCACGTCGACCGTCTCGAACTCCTCGACGTGCTGCGAGATGAGCTCGACGGCGCGCTTCGAGTAGCCGCACTGGGGCATCAGGCGATTCCCCTTCATGAACAGCACCACGTCGTTGTCGGCGATGGTGTTCTCGACGCGCGCTTCGATCTCCTCGGGGTCGGCGTCCGTTTCGGGGCTGAACGTCATGCGGACGCGTACGCGACGGCGAGGCAAATGGGTTCCGCACGGGACGAGCGGTGATCGTGAGGTGAGCGGGCGCCTGATTATTTATAAACCACCGACGGTGTGGGAGCACTTCGGTCGCCAAGGCCGTTTTAATACGAATTAGGCGCCATGGAACCTCCACCCGCTCGTTTATAAATAACCGATCCCGGATCGACGACGGACGCCTCCAAAGCCCCAGTCGCGAGGCGGGCGCACGCTCGCTGCGCGCTTCAGTCGCTCGCGTTGCTCGCTCCTTCCAGTGCTTACTTCGCCTGCGCCCGCCTCGCGACTGCCCCTTTGAGTCCCGCCCGCACAGCAACCGCGCCTCACGCCTCCCCAGCCTCGTCGGCCTCCCTACGGTCGGCCGACTCCCTCGCGCGTGCGGTTCGCGGCCCTGCGGGCCGCTCACCGGCGCACGCCGTTGTGCGGAGTCGTCCGGCAGGTCTGTATTTATAAATAGGCGACCGCACTTGTTGCGGTCCTACTCGTCGCGGTCGACGCGGACGACGTCGACGAGCGAGTAGACGGGGACGCCGTCGATCTCGTCGTACCCCATCTTGTCGACGAGGACGACGCACGCGACGGGCTCGCCGCCCTGCTCGCGGATCGCGTCGATCGACTCCCGCATCGTCGTCCCCGAGGTGATGATGTCGTCGACGACGTAGCAGTCGCGGTTCCGGATCGCGGCGAAGTTCCGCGAGAAGCCGCCGCCGTGCTCGTCGATGTCCCCCTCCTCCCACTGGTGTTTCGCGGGCGCGTACGTGCCGAGGTCGGTGTCGAGCCGGTCCGCGACCGCGGTCGCGAGCGGCGCGCCGGCCTTCTCGATGCCGACCGTCAGGTCGACCTCCTCGCCCTGCTTGGCGAGCAGGTCCGCCATCGCGCTGGCCGCGTAGCCGAGGCGAGTCGAGTCGCGCCCGAGCGCCGACCAGTCGACGTGGATGTCGGCGGAGGCGGTCGCGTCCGCGGCCTCCGGGCTCTCCGCCCCGCCGCCGCGCTCGACCAACCAGCTCGCCGTCTCCCGGGAGACGTTCAGCTCGTCTGCGATTTCGCCCTTCGAGAGCCCCCGCTCCGCGAGCTCGGCCGCGCTGTCGATGAGGTCGTCAACGTTCTTCATATGCGCCGAATTCGACCGCCGTTTTAATAGTCGTGTCGTCATCCGCGAACGCGGCCTCGAACTCGTCGAGCCCGTGGACGCCCGTCACGAGATCGCCGAGGAACGACTCCGAGAGCCCCGCAAGCGACTCGACGGCCGACTCGAAGTGCCCGTATCCGGAGTTGACGCTGCCGACGAGCGCCTTGTTGTGGAGGACGAACTCGCGGTGGAGGCGGCCGCCGTCGATCTCGAACTCCCAGTCGCCCGGGACGCCGAGCAGCGCCCCGACGCCGTTGGGCGCGAGCGCCTCGATCGTCTCGAAGGCGTGGGGCGCGTAGCCGGTCGCCTCGAAGACGAAGTCCATCGGCTCGTACGCCTCCGGGACCTCCGGGACCGACGTCTCGTTGGAGTTCACGTACGTCGCCCCCAGCGACTCGATGATCTCGATCGTCGGGTCGGGGCGCTCGCGGCGCCCGAGACAGTAGATCCGATCGAACTCCTCGTCGAGGGTCGCGACCGTCAGGAGGCCGAGCGACCCGTTACCCAGCACGAGGGCCGACTCGGGCTCCCAGCCGAACGCCGACCGACTGGCGTACGCGTGCTCGATCGCCTTCTCCGCGATCGAGATCGGCTCGACGAGGAACCCCCACTCGGCGAGCGCCGGCGGGATCTCGACGAGGAACTCCGCCGGGCTGGTGAAGTACTCGGCCATGAAGCCGTGTGCGCCGACGATGCCGCGCTCGTGGTACTCCCCCTCGGGCGCCATGTCTGGCTCGCCGCGCGCGAAGTACTCGTTGGCGCCGTTCGGCGGCCGGCGAACCGTCGGGACGACGACGTCGCCGGCCTCGAACGGCGTGTCGTTCGGGTCCTCGACCACGCCGACCGCCTCGTGGCCCAACACGAGGTGGTCCTCGCCCGCGGGCGCCCCGCCGTGGCCGCCGGCGATGACCTCGTGGTCGGTCCCGTCCACGCCGACCCGCAGGGTCCGAACCAGCGCCTCGCCGGGCGCGGGCTCCGGTCGCGGCTTCGCTGTCACGACCGGTTCGTCGGCTCCCTCGTAGACGGCAATCGCGTTCATATCCGGACCAAAGCGGTCAGCCACCAAAAGATTTCTTTTATTGTGAGTAAACGCGTGCGGCGGATCCCCCGTGAAGTTTTCAGTCGCTCGGGCGTATCTGCGGGCGTGTGTACCCTGACCCTCGCGTGGCGGGCGTTCGGCGACGCCCCCGTCGCGCTCGCGGCCACCCGCGACGAGGCGCTCGACCGCCCGAGTGAACCGCCGGCACTCCGAACGGCAGACGGCGACGGAGTCCGGTACGTCGCCCCGCGCGACGCCGAAGCCGGCGGGACGTGGATCGGCGTCTCCGAGGGGGGCCTCGTCGTCGCCGTCACGAACCGGTGGCTCGACGCCGACCGCGAGGGCGACCGCTCGCGCGGGCTGCTCGTCCGCGACTGCTTGACGGCCGCCTCCGCCGAGGACGCGGTCCGGGCGGTCGAGCGCGAGCTCGACGAGCGCGCGTACGACGGCTTCAACCTCGTCCTCGCGGACGAGCGGGCGGCGTTCTTGCTGACGTACGACGGCGGCCTCGCCGTGACCCGACTCGACCCCGGCGTCCACGTCGTCGGCAACGTCGGCGGCGTGGTCAACGGCGCGGAGCGGTTCGCGGTCCCCGAGCAGCGGCGGGAGTTCGGCGAGGAGCGTGCGGACAGCTCCAAGCGGATCGCGGCCGCGCTCGTCCCGGAGCCGGGTGAGACGGGCGCGTCG is a window encoding:
- a CDS encoding DUF7110 family protein, translating into MTGRVFRLHSTLELPLEDVETYFDEDPDLPEEIDDIDITRRNNTLIIKALSDDESISKYTPTAQLKASVTETRVWEEEPPRAGGPQWMDDEEEEIPSELVEFACFKGDRETVLQNSALQYPMFRVLRKIATLSEKGTLTAITEEDGELEATRIVEGEPRPASIEVVESPQGAGEGDGGVNWRDNEFISE
- a CDS encoding glutaredoxin family protein, which gives rise to MTFSPETDADPEEIEARVENTIADNDVVLFMKGNRLMPQCGYSKRAVELISQHVEEFETVDVLPALPQYREALESHSDWETIPQTFVDGEFVGGSDVLAELDERGELAAELGAE
- the gfcR gene encoding transcriptional regulator GfcR, which codes for MKNVDDLIDSAAELAERGLSKGEIADELNVSRETASWLVERGGGAESPEAADATASADIHVDWSALGRDSTRLGYAASAMADLLAKQGEEVDLTVGIEKAGAPLATAVADRLDTDLGTYAPAKHQWEEGDIDEHGGGFSRNFAAIRNRDCYVVDDIITSGTTMRESIDAIREQGGEPVACVVLVDKMGYDEIDGVPVYSLVDVVRVDRDE
- a CDS encoding glucose 1-dehydrogenase, which codes for MNAIAVYEGADEPVVTAKPRPEPAPGEALVRTLRVGVDGTDHEVIAGGHGGAPAGEDHLVLGHEAVGVVEDPNDTPFEAGDVVVPTVRRPPNGANEYFARGEPDMAPEGEYHERGIVGAHGFMAEYFTSPAEFLVEIPPALAEWGFLVEPISIAEKAIEHAYASRSAFGWEPESALVLGNGSLGLLTVATLDEEFDRIYCLGRRERPDPTIEIIESLGATYVNSNETSVPEVPEAYEPMDFVFEATGYAPHAFETIEALAPNGVGALLGVPGDWEFEIDGGRLHREFVLHNKALVGSVNSGYGHFESAVESLAGLSESFLGDLVTGVHGLDEFEAAFADDDTTIKTAVEFGAYEER
- a CDS encoding NRDE family protein → MCTLTLAWRAFGDAPVALAATRDEALDRPSEPPALRTADGDGVRYVAPRDAEAGGTWIGVSEGGLVVAVTNRWLDADREGDRSRGLLVRDCLTAASAEDAVRAVERELDERAYDGFNLVLADERAAFLLTYDGGLAVTRLDPGVHVVGNVGGVVNGAERFAVPEQRREFGEERADSSKRIAAALVPEPGETGASWLDRASGVLADHEYGACLHGDEFGTRSFTRIRTGDAPEMAYADGPPCETPTEAVRLPEEFALDGR